One window of the Streptomyces sp. NBC_00259 genome contains the following:
- a CDS encoding GNAT family N-acetyltransferase, producing the protein MTTTFPDISISTERLVLRALEPADAPALADMMNDELVGAWTAVPQPFTEAAAHHWISEYAPTERAAGRGIDLAITEFLTQRLVGVIQLGSTDWRVRSAEMSYIIAPWARGEGYASEAALATAHWLFRDQRFERLELRTAADNTASQQVAQKIGCISEGVLRGACIARTRTEDGGWTDLRTDFIIWSLLPEDLEGVADQMADAGGYGAYTDWN; encoded by the coding sequence ATGACTACCACCTTCCCGGACATCTCCATCAGCACGGAGAGGTTGGTGCTGCGCGCGCTCGAACCCGCCGACGCCCCGGCCCTCGCCGACATGATGAACGACGAACTCGTCGGCGCCTGGACGGCGGTGCCCCAGCCCTTCACCGAGGCGGCCGCCCACCACTGGATCAGCGAGTACGCACCCACCGAACGCGCCGCGGGCCGCGGGATCGACCTCGCCATCACCGAGTTCCTCACCCAGCGCCTGGTCGGTGTGATCCAGCTGGGCAGCACCGACTGGCGGGTGCGCTCCGCCGAGATGTCGTACATCATCGCCCCCTGGGCCCGTGGTGAGGGCTACGCCTCCGAAGCCGCGCTGGCGACCGCCCACTGGCTCTTCCGCGACCAGCGGTTCGAGCGCCTGGAGCTGCGCACCGCCGCCGACAACACCGCCTCCCAGCAGGTCGCCCAGAAGATCGGCTGCATCAGCGAGGGCGTCCTGCGCGGCGCCTGTATAGCCCGCACCCGCACCGAGGACGGTGGCTGGACCGACCTGCGCACCGACTTCATCATCTGGAGCCTCCTCCCCGAGGACCTCGAAGGGGTCGCCGACCAGATGGCCGACG